A single genomic interval of Aureliella helgolandensis harbors:
- the araD gene encoding L-arabinonate dehydratase → MSNPETTSRDPSQLRSSRWFTPDDLRSFGHRSRLKGMGIDDEDFRDKPVIGILNTWSDLNTCHSHFRERADEVRRGILQAGGFPVEVPVMSLGEMLMKPTTMLYRNMLAMETEEVLRCHPIDAAVLMGGCDKTVPGLLMGAISADIPVAFLPAGPMLKGRWRNETLGSGSDAWKYWAERCAGNLCDAAWGEIENGIARSAGTCMTMGTASTMACIAEAMGMTLPNAASVPAVMAEHSRLAVATGRRCVELAWEQVTPSKVLSAKSIDNAITTLLTIGGSTNAIVHILAFARRIGFQLSLDRFDELSQQVPVLCDLRPSGRFLMEDLFNAGGLRALLKNIDDLLHLDCPTINGRTLGEQIEQGEVIDDEVIRPRTRPLATTGGTCVLRGNLAPDGCVLKTVAADPKLLHHKGPALVFDNYPHLKKMLNDPDLPVTADTVLILRSAGPLGAPGFPEWGMLPIPNKLLQQGVRDMVRISDSRMSGTSYGTCILHVSPESHLGGPLALVQTGDEIELNVTARQLNWNVPPEEIEKRKAAWKPPAQSAVRGYQALFGKHVTQAHEGCDFDFLEGNSPGEEPAIF, encoded by the coding sequence ATGTCCAATCCTGAAACGACTTCGCGAGATCCCAGTCAACTTCGCAGCTCCCGCTGGTTCACCCCGGATGACCTGCGATCGTTTGGTCACCGCTCACGTCTAAAAGGAATGGGGATTGATGACGAAGATTTTCGCGACAAGCCAGTGATTGGAATTCTCAATACCTGGAGTGATCTCAACACCTGCCACTCACACTTTCGTGAACGGGCCGATGAAGTGCGACGCGGAATCCTTCAAGCCGGTGGCTTCCCGGTCGAAGTCCCTGTCATGAGTCTGGGGGAAATGCTAATGAAGCCCACGACCATGTTGTATCGCAATATGCTGGCCATGGAGACTGAAGAGGTGCTCCGTTGTCACCCCATTGACGCCGCGGTATTGATGGGAGGGTGTGACAAGACCGTACCAGGTCTGCTCATGGGAGCCATCTCAGCCGATATCCCAGTCGCGTTTCTACCAGCCGGCCCCATGCTCAAAGGCCGTTGGCGGAACGAAACGCTGGGGAGTGGTTCCGACGCATGGAAGTACTGGGCCGAGCGATGCGCGGGCAACTTGTGCGATGCCGCTTGGGGGGAAATCGAAAACGGTATCGCTCGTTCGGCAGGTACATGCATGACCATGGGAACCGCATCCACCATGGCCTGTATCGCCGAAGCGATGGGCATGACCCTCCCCAATGCCGCCAGCGTTCCAGCGGTGATGGCCGAGCACAGCCGCCTAGCCGTCGCGACCGGTCGACGCTGCGTCGAACTCGCTTGGGAACAAGTGACTCCTTCAAAAGTTCTGAGTGCCAAGTCGATCGACAACGCCATCACCACGTTGCTCACCATTGGTGGTTCTACCAATGCCATCGTCCATATTTTGGCTTTTGCACGACGCATTGGATTCCAATTGTCTCTCGACCGCTTCGACGAACTCTCGCAACAGGTACCCGTGCTCTGCGACTTGCGGCCCAGCGGTCGTTTTCTGATGGAAGATCTATTCAACGCCGGAGGCTTGCGCGCCCTGCTTAAAAACATCGACGACCTCCTACACTTAGACTGTCCAACCATCAACGGCAGGACTCTTGGCGAGCAAATCGAGCAAGGGGAAGTGATCGACGACGAAGTGATTCGGCCTCGCACGCGACCTCTTGCCACGACCGGCGGAACATGCGTCCTCCGAGGAAATCTCGCACCCGATGGTTGCGTCCTTAAAACGGTCGCTGCGGATCCCAAATTGTTGCATCATAAGGGCCCCGCGTTGGTGTTCGACAACTACCCGCATTTGAAAAAGATGCTCAACGACCCTGACCTACCAGTGACTGCGGACACCGTGCTTATTCTCCGCAGTGCTGGACCACTGGGCGCCCCGGGATTTCCGGAATGGGGCATGCTCCCTATCCCGAACAAACTTTTGCAACAGGGCGTACGCGATATGGTACGCATCTCCGATTCGCGGATGAGCGGCACCAGCTACGGTACCTGCATCCTGCATGTTTCTCCCGAATCTCATCTGGGCGGCCCCTTGGCACTAGTCCAAACGGGTGACGAGATAGAGCTGAACGTTACGGCACGGCAGCTCAACTGGAACGTCCCGCCTGAGGAGATCGAAAAACGCAAGGCTGCCTGGAAGCCCCCCGCCCAATCCGCAGTACGTGGCTACCAAGCTCTGTTTGGGAAACATGTGACACAGGCCCATGAGGGGTGCGATTTTGATTTCCTCGAAGGCAACAGTCCGGGCGAGGAACCCGCCATCTTCTAG
- a CDS encoding GntP family permease, with amino-acid sequence MSVLAVAGVGIAVVLVAILLLRLHPLIALLIGSLFLLAATPPEIKIRNQLSSVRHQVLQIATDSPLIGLAEAVATGDYHWWPQESPIPPKTRVKLQRVATPEGSLEVRTLAKEGEPEQSDAEVDHDLVWYHVESYEPLETAQQGPSARSVAPEVGVFPGVLGDSLVAVEDVQQAQDHLWTGLGSQLAEGFAKTFRKLGIPVTMAAIVGVCLLESGAAARLVGAVVWLFGVKGTNVALTFSGFVLGVPVYFDNVFYLLLPLAKAAGRVRPEIFLASVMAIIVGATMAHSLVPPTPGPLLVASALNVNVGTMMLAGLIVGGAAASVGFSYGMVCHRWVKLRPEQLPTSDAPRKSAPAGTRKMPLWLAAIPVAIPIALLGGSEIVQYWTEGTDSSGWQQLSLWLSLFKDPNLIFIGTAVFSIAMLRYYSSKEVVGSSVTRGLSDAGTIVLLTCAGGAFGAALQQLQLATAIGQRFEGLTAPWGMLATAFFLTTIIRAAQGSATVAMITSASIVAPVAASVPLPFHPVYVALAIGCGSKPLPWMNDSGFWQVATMTGMTPGQTLKSFSVALTLMGLTGFAVTLLGAWLFPMI; translated from the coding sequence ATGAGTGTATTGGCGGTTGCGGGCGTGGGAATAGCCGTTGTGTTGGTTGCGATTCTATTATTGCGACTGCACCCGTTGATTGCCTTGCTCATCGGAAGTCTGTTTCTGCTGGCGGCTACGCCACCCGAGATTAAGATCCGCAATCAGCTGAGCTCCGTGCGGCATCAAGTCTTGCAGATTGCCACCGACTCGCCTCTGATTGGACTTGCCGAGGCTGTCGCTACGGGGGACTACCATTGGTGGCCGCAAGAGAGTCCGATACCTCCCAAAACAAGAGTCAAACTGCAACGTGTGGCGACGCCTGAGGGGAGTTTAGAGGTTCGCACCCTGGCCAAAGAGGGCGAACCTGAACAGAGCGATGCGGAAGTCGATCACGATTTGGTTTGGTATCACGTCGAATCGTATGAGCCGCTGGAGACCGCCCAACAAGGTCCGTCGGCTAGGTCGGTGGCACCCGAGGTTGGCGTGTTTCCGGGGGTGCTTGGCGATTCGTTGGTTGCTGTAGAAGATGTGCAACAAGCACAAGATCATCTGTGGACAGGTCTCGGAAGCCAGCTCGCCGAAGGATTTGCGAAAACGTTCCGCAAGCTTGGCATTCCAGTTACGATGGCAGCGATTGTAGGGGTATGCCTGCTCGAGAGCGGGGCAGCGGCGCGCTTGGTCGGTGCCGTAGTCTGGCTGTTCGGAGTGAAAGGTACCAACGTAGCACTAACTTTTAGCGGATTTGTGTTAGGGGTGCCCGTCTACTTCGATAACGTGTTTTATCTCTTGTTGCCGCTCGCCAAAGCCGCAGGACGCGTGCGTCCAGAAATTTTTCTAGCCTCGGTGATGGCCATTATTGTGGGGGCGACAATGGCGCATTCGCTGGTGCCACCGACACCAGGGCCGCTCCTGGTTGCCTCTGCACTGAACGTCAATGTTGGAACCATGATGTTGGCTGGATTGATCGTTGGCGGTGCCGCGGCTAGTGTCGGCTTTAGCTACGGAATGGTTTGTCATCGCTGGGTCAAGCTTCGCCCCGAACAACTGCCCACAAGTGATGCTCCGCGAAAGAGTGCTCCCGCCGGCACGAGGAAGATGCCCTTGTGGCTAGCCGCAATTCCCGTTGCGATACCCATAGCGCTGCTCGGCGGTTCGGAGATTGTGCAGTACTGGACGGAAGGCACGGATTCCAGCGGTTGGCAGCAACTCAGTTTATGGTTGTCCCTGTTCAAAGATCCCAATTTGATCTTTATTGGTACGGCTGTCTTCTCCATTGCCATGTTGCGATACTACTCCAGCAAGGAAGTTGTGGGGAGTTCCGTGACGCGTGGGCTGTCCGATGCGGGCACAATTGTCTTGCTGACCTGCGCCGGTGGAGCCTTCGGCGCTGCTCTTCAACAATTGCAATTAGCGACAGCCATTGGCCAGCGATTCGAAGGGCTGACCGCTCCTTGGGGGATGCTCGCCACTGCATTCTTCTTGACCACCATTATTCGCGCGGCACAAGGAAGCGCTACGGTTGCGATGATTACGTCAGCATCAATCGTGGCGCCGGTGGCTGCGTCGGTACCGCTTCCCTTTCATCCGGTTTATGTCGCATTGGCGATTGGGTGTGGCTCCAAGCCGTTGCCATGGATGAACGATAGTGGTTTCTGGCAGGTAGCGACGATGACAGGTATGACGCCTGGTCAGACTCTCAAGTCGTTTTCGGTTGCACTGACCCTGATGGGGCTTACCGGTTTTGCAGTGACCCTCTTGGGCGCTTGGCTGTTCCCGATGATCTAG
- a CDS encoding DUF5658 family protein: MRRLPITALAAFVLVSLGTTAFSAADVVDQNVLYVNNISSGLVFLDGQHISAPYRIVATEQQITVNDRVFFAIQDRELAQRADSIHLISSSSGHSVDNAPPLRGDGNRFGRSRPQNSRRFEGVWGRQRESCDNLAKVLASNLEQNAIVVCFDQESQYLSSMGDRHDFYSAFSDSPPSDEVLHDFLELAPSERRSQWSQLLNSFTPDAETRQWMNVVINSFDSVEEANLDHNSAVSRLRHASYPLTILGMLLGVVALGHTLRWPAVVDRDAAENAMKIAIALMLGMSCLDLVWTILAAQAGEMTELNPFAAYFIHSPWALAGFKAVATLGACGILYAMRRNEKIQLATWWMCLVCVLLTFRWVVVDSLIS; this comes from the coding sequence ATGCGTCGACTGCCCATAACCGCTCTGGCGGCATTCGTTCTTGTGAGTTTGGGGACCACGGCTTTCTCGGCAGCAGATGTCGTTGACCAGAACGTGCTCTACGTGAACAACATCTCGTCTGGCCTGGTTTTCCTGGACGGTCAGCATATTTCGGCGCCCTACCGCATTGTTGCCACAGAGCAGCAGATCACCGTCAATGATAGGGTCTTCTTTGCAATCCAAGATCGAGAACTAGCTCAAAGAGCTGATTCCATTCATTTGATCAGTTCCTCCAGCGGGCATTCCGTGGATAACGCGCCTCCTTTGCGTGGCGATGGAAATCGGTTTGGTCGTTCGAGGCCTCAGAATTCTCGCCGCTTCGAGGGCGTTTGGGGGCGTCAGCGGGAATCCTGTGACAATCTGGCTAAAGTTCTAGCCAGCAACTTGGAACAGAACGCAATTGTCGTCTGTTTCGATCAAGAATCCCAATACCTAAGCTCCATGGGAGACCGCCATGATTTCTATTCGGCATTCTCTGATTCTCCCCCGTCGGATGAAGTGCTCCACGATTTTCTCGAACTGGCTCCCTCCGAACGGCGCTCGCAATGGAGCCAGTTGCTGAACTCATTCACCCCAGATGCTGAGACCCGACAATGGATGAACGTGGTGATCAACAGCTTTGATTCGGTCGAAGAGGCCAATTTGGATCACAATTCGGCCGTGTCACGACTGCGTCACGCATCGTATCCCCTGACGATTTTGGGGATGCTTCTAGGGGTGGTTGCATTGGGGCATACATTGCGTTGGCCAGCGGTCGTGGATCGCGACGCGGCAGAGAACGCCATGAAAATTGCCATCGCACTCATGCTGGGGATGAGTTGCTTAGATTTAGTGTGGACGATTTTGGCGGCACAAGCTGGAGAAATGACCGAGCTAAATCCCTTTGCAGCCTATTTCATCCACTCCCCCTGGGCCTTGGCGGGCTTCAAAGCCGTGGCCACCCTTGGCGCCTGTGGCATTCTGTACGCCATGCGACGCAATGAGAAGATTCAACTGGCAACTTGGTGGATGTGCCTGGTCTGTGTACTCCTCACTTTTCGCTGGGTGGTCGTCGACTCGCTCATCAGTTGA
- a CDS encoding DUF1553 domain-containing protein, translating to MLNFLKIHRTIVWGLIVVGIGGGTAGEVLAFAAPPPEPVASWEFSAEESTPLRPHGGVHRDQPGPRPPEYPDFDASNTAVKFDGRGAYFSLEDSGEQSSFDFTNGETISLEAWVRVEDLNRNENSYIIGKGRTGSPGFAKNNQNWALRVRESGGLASVSFLFATLGDSDVDGSLWHRWTTKSGFQPGRGWHHVAITYRFGEPESMRGWIDGAPQPGSWDLAGPTTEAPMVDDDAIWIGSSQQGNPGNSFRGSLDSIAIFRSAFDDEMMKARYRRLGEDLPILPAEDVMPRLTELPSHRVRFSIHEGMPSHSRWLNNNEELPPETLSWEMDSFLLDRVPTRYDEWGIRSAWGTPVLLRMATRTQLPPGPCRLMMRVRGLGRLWVNGKVVARSVPLLASPNGEEPLTPVTDVPVAGMRIAEHRQQQVLGMAEVPADGWCEIVLEMIVGGEDFRPDPGETCVAAETIVGAPFTLLPAAGESAVSLVDTQIEAALLQSETTLQSLDNQRRRILSKSQDTFWEMRHAAAKTWVEEHLVPVPVSQERHPIDAFLQAKIAKTLQAVGNTPPEQAESFHGEVLPILRSHCFRCHGEKAQGGLLLNDRAALLRGGDSGNPIVIPGSLADSELVRRIRAQDDDERMPPGDQGLSESQIATLEKWIAAGAAWPAIPVSPESLEPGPPLNDAALLRRIYLDVVGVPPTEAEVRAFLADRRSDKRQRAIDRLLEDPRWADHWVSYWQDVLAENPTIINKSLNSTGPFRWFLYEALRDNKAMDRMVTELILLRGDAHEGGSAGFGIAGNNDAPFAAKGQIVASAFLGIDLQCARCHDSPYHSTLQRDLYALAAMFEQKSVVVPQSSRVPKEFFEQQLRESLIQVTLQPNEQVAPVWPFAEVTGCQDDSSLDRLLHDPSNTRHRLAGLLTAPQNTRFTQVIANRVWRRLMGAGLIESPDDWEGKTASHPELLAWLSQELMTHRYDVKHLTRLIMTSDLYQRQAVGENRSSEAVARFFVAPDRRRLTAEQLVDSLYASAGQPMHVEEFTFDPDGRRAADNRLTLGRPSRAWMFASLANERDRPSLSLPAARAVADVLEAFGWSGSRQNPRTNRETMPDLLQPGVLANGTASNWLTRITANGELSEVALHSSSPDEVVERLFLRYLSRFPSTAEREALVAQLTPGFESRILPPDQQPKSPREEVLPRVTWSNHLRPEANQIALEMEMRARRGPLPDPRLNPAWRERLEDVVWSIVNLSEFVWVP from the coding sequence ATGCTCAATTTCTTGAAGATTCATCGTACCATCGTTTGGGGGCTCATTGTAGTCGGAATTGGTGGTGGGACTGCGGGAGAAGTACTGGCATTTGCTGCGCCCCCTCCAGAGCCCGTAGCGAGCTGGGAGTTTAGTGCAGAGGAATCGACGCCCTTGCGGCCGCATGGCGGCGTGCACCGTGATCAGCCGGGACCGCGTCCGCCCGAGTATCCCGATTTTGATGCGAGCAACACTGCGGTCAAATTCGATGGCCGTGGGGCTTATTTCTCACTAGAAGATTCAGGGGAGCAGAGTTCCTTCGATTTCACTAACGGAGAGACCATCAGCTTGGAAGCTTGGGTCCGCGTAGAGGATTTAAATCGCAATGAGAACTCCTATATCATTGGCAAGGGGCGAACGGGAAGCCCTGGCTTTGCAAAGAATAACCAAAATTGGGCGCTTCGAGTACGGGAATCCGGGGGGCTAGCCAGCGTCAGCTTCCTGTTCGCAACGCTGGGGGACTCCGATGTGGACGGTTCTCTCTGGCACCGTTGGACCACGAAGTCTGGTTTTCAGCCTGGCAGAGGCTGGCATCATGTGGCAATTACTTATCGGTTTGGTGAACCGGAGAGTATGCGAGGGTGGATTGATGGTGCGCCACAACCGGGGAGCTGGGACCTTGCGGGGCCCACCACTGAGGCCCCCATGGTTGATGATGATGCGATCTGGATAGGTTCGTCTCAACAAGGCAATCCAGGCAACAGCTTTCGTGGCTCCCTGGATTCAATTGCGATCTTTCGCAGCGCTTTTGACGATGAAATGATGAAGGCGCGCTATCGTCGGCTAGGAGAGGATCTACCAATTCTCCCGGCTGAAGATGTGATGCCTCGCCTCACGGAATTGCCCTCCCATCGCGTTCGATTTTCGATTCATGAAGGGATGCCAAGCCACAGTCGCTGGTTGAACAACAACGAGGAACTCCCTCCCGAGACTCTTTCCTGGGAAATGGATAGCTTTCTGCTCGATCGCGTTCCCACACGCTATGACGAATGGGGAATTCGATCTGCGTGGGGCACTCCCGTGCTATTGCGTATGGCCACTCGAACTCAATTGCCCCCCGGCCCCTGCCGGCTGATGATGCGCGTTCGTGGGCTGGGGCGCTTGTGGGTGAATGGAAAGGTTGTAGCGCGGAGTGTACCGCTGTTAGCATCTCCGAATGGAGAGGAGCCGTTGACGCCTGTGACCGACGTTCCAGTTGCTGGCATGCGGATTGCCGAACATCGTCAACAGCAAGTCCTGGGAATGGCAGAAGTGCCCGCAGACGGCTGGTGTGAGATCGTACTGGAGATGATCGTGGGTGGGGAAGACTTCCGTCCAGATCCAGGGGAAACGTGCGTTGCAGCAGAGACGATCGTCGGAGCGCCATTTACTCTGTTGCCCGCGGCCGGGGAGTCGGCGGTGTCCTTAGTGGATACTCAGATCGAAGCGGCATTGCTCCAGAGCGAGACCACGCTTCAGAGCTTGGACAATCAGCGGCGGCGCATCCTCTCGAAGAGCCAAGACACCTTTTGGGAAATGCGGCATGCGGCCGCCAAAACATGGGTGGAGGAACACCTCGTGCCCGTCCCCGTCAGCCAAGAAAGGCATCCTATAGATGCTTTCCTGCAAGCGAAGATTGCCAAGACATTGCAGGCCGTGGGAAATACCCCACCTGAACAAGCGGAAAGTTTTCATGGGGAAGTCCTACCGATCCTACGCAGTCATTGTTTCCGCTGTCATGGCGAAAAGGCTCAAGGAGGATTGTTGCTCAACGACCGAGCAGCCCTCCTACGCGGAGGCGATTCAGGGAATCCGATTGTCATCCCTGGGAGCTTGGCGGACAGCGAGTTGGTTCGTCGAATTCGTGCGCAGGATGACGACGAACGGATGCCGCCTGGTGACCAGGGATTGTCCGAATCGCAGATTGCGACGCTTGAAAAATGGATTGCAGCTGGGGCCGCCTGGCCAGCAATTCCGGTTTCGCCAGAATCGCTAGAGCCGGGCCCGCCCTTGAACGACGCCGCCTTGTTGCGTCGCATCTACCTGGATGTTGTCGGGGTGCCGCCCACGGAGGCTGAAGTGCGGGCGTTTTTAGCAGATAGGCGGTCAGACAAACGCCAACGCGCCATCGACCGCTTGTTGGAAGACCCGCGTTGGGCGGATCATTGGGTCAGCTATTGGCAGGATGTTTTGGCTGAAAACCCCACGATCATTAACAAAAGTCTCAATTCGACAGGGCCGTTTCGTTGGTTTCTGTACGAAGCGCTACGCGACAACAAAGCGATGGATCGCATGGTTACAGAATTGATACTATTGCGTGGAGATGCCCATGAAGGGGGAAGTGCTGGTTTTGGAATTGCCGGGAATAACGATGCCCCCTTTGCCGCCAAGGGGCAGATTGTGGCTAGCGCGTTCCTGGGAATTGATCTGCAGTGCGCGAGATGTCATGACTCACCCTATCACAGCACATTGCAGCGTGATCTGTATGCCTTGGCTGCCATGTTCGAACAGAAATCGGTAGTCGTACCTCAATCGAGCCGTGTTCCCAAAGAGTTCTTCGAGCAGCAGCTGCGGGAATCGTTGATCCAAGTTACCTTGCAGCCCAATGAGCAGGTGGCACCTGTGTGGCCATTTGCGGAGGTGACGGGATGCCAGGATGACTCTTCACTGGATCGACTGTTGCATGATCCCAGCAATACACGTCACCGCTTGGCGGGCTTGTTAACGGCACCTCAGAACACGCGGTTCACCCAAGTAATCGCCAATCGAGTTTGGCGACGTTTGATGGGAGCCGGGCTGATCGAATCTCCGGATGACTGGGAGGGGAAAACAGCCAGCCATCCAGAATTGTTGGCTTGGTTGTCCCAAGAGTTAATGACGCACCGCTACGATGTCAAGCATCTCACACGATTGATCATGACGAGCGATCTTTATCAACGCCAAGCGGTGGGAGAAAATCGAAGTAGCGAGGCGGTGGCGCGATTCTTCGTCGCTCCTGACCGTCGACGTTTAACGGCGGAGCAACTGGTGGACTCCTTATATGCCTCCGCCGGACAGCCGATGCACGTTGAAGAATTTACCTTTGACCCGGATGGGAGGCGAGCGGCCGACAATCGTCTGACCCTAGGCAGGCCTTCGCGAGCCTGGATGTTTGCGAGTTTAGCGAACGAACGCGATCGACCAAGTCTTAGTTTGCCGGCAGCCCGCGCTGTCGCTGATGTCTTAGAAGCCTTTGGTTGGTCGGGCTCCCGACAGAATCCTCGCACCAATCGTGAGACCATGCCCGATCTACTGCAACCAGGAGTCCTCGCTAATGGTACGGCGTCCAACTGGCTAACTCGTATCACAGCCAATGGAGAATTGTCTGAAGTGGCCCTCCACAGCAGTTCTCCCGATGAGGTGGTCGAGCGTCTCTTTCTGCGCTACCTCAGTCGGTTCCCCAGCACCGCGGAAAGAGAGGCTCTCGTTGCTCAACTAACGCCTGGGTTTGAATCGCGGATTTTGCCACCAGATCAACAGCCCAAATCGCCGCGGGAAGAGGTCCTTCCTCGCGTCACTTGGTCCAATCACTTGCGACCAGAGGCAAATCAGATCGCTCTGGAGATGGAAATGCGAGCGCGGCGCGGTCCTCTGCCGGATCCACGCCTGAACCCTGCTTGGCGAGAGCGCCTCGAGGATGTGGTCTGGAGTATTGTCAACCTAAGTGAGTTTGTTTGGGTCCCGTAG
- a CDS encoding DUF1501 domain-containing protein, translated as MSMFPRRNFLAQAGTTAAAFAAMGPVCQGASTPLKGQAEHVISIWLGGGMGAIDTFDPKRKGDPKTKTPGGYYDPIETSVPGVQLCEHLKNLAPLMEHVTAVRTVNHDMIDEHAAATNRMHTGRPVSGTVVYPSLGSVIAHERGAAADGAPAYVLIGYPNITRGPGFLGSRAGYLYLTDTSQGPAGLSRPEGITAVRQDRRNALLGRLRSAQLRQADPQILDYEAAIEQSLKLSGPEFGGCFKLEEEPDDLRNRYGGEFGQRCLLSRRLIERGVRFVEVSHNLNFLNGAGWDVHYEGILQQHALIQEMDQAVSALIVDLKDKRLLDKTLIVITSEFGRPPEFDSGGGRGHQGSAFTCVLAGGGLRHAGAYGETDELGRKIVSSPVGVPDFFATIHAALGIDYGKYLYDGDRPVPITDLGKPITALFG; from the coding sequence ATGAGTATGTTTCCACGCCGAAACTTTTTAGCGCAGGCCGGTACCACCGCAGCGGCGTTCGCAGCTATGGGGCCGGTTTGCCAGGGAGCGTCAACGCCCTTAAAAGGGCAAGCGGAGCATGTGATCTCCATTTGGCTCGGAGGCGGGATGGGAGCCATCGATACCTTCGATCCCAAACGCAAAGGTGATCCTAAAACCAAAACACCGGGCGGCTACTATGACCCCATCGAGACGTCGGTACCCGGTGTGCAACTCTGTGAGCATCTAAAAAACTTAGCACCTTTGATGGAGCATGTAACTGCGGTCCGAACCGTCAATCACGATATGATTGATGAGCATGCTGCTGCTACGAATCGTATGCACACCGGTAGGCCGGTCAGTGGAACAGTCGTCTACCCATCGTTGGGCTCGGTGATTGCACATGAGCGTGGCGCGGCCGCAGATGGGGCCCCTGCCTATGTCTTGATTGGATACCCCAACATTACGCGCGGCCCCGGATTTCTCGGCTCGCGGGCGGGGTATCTCTACCTGACCGATACGAGTCAGGGGCCCGCTGGGCTGTCACGTCCCGAGGGGATCACTGCGGTGCGCCAAGATCGGCGGAACGCTCTGCTTGGTAGGCTGAGGTCTGCTCAATTGCGGCAAGCGGATCCACAGATCCTGGACTATGAGGCAGCTATCGAACAGAGTTTGAAACTGAGTGGCCCAGAGTTCGGCGGTTGCTTCAAGCTCGAAGAAGAGCCTGATGACTTGCGGAATCGCTATGGCGGCGAATTCGGCCAACGCTGCTTGCTCTCTCGCCGGCTAATTGAGCGCGGAGTGCGATTTGTAGAAGTTTCCCATAACTTGAATTTCCTAAATGGAGCTGGGTGGGATGTCCATTACGAAGGTATTCTCCAGCAACACGCCTTGATTCAAGAGATGGATCAAGCCGTAAGTGCACTCATTGTCGATTTGAAGGACAAGCGGCTATTGGACAAAACCCTGATTGTCATTACTTCAGAATTTGGACGACCGCCAGAATTTGACAGCGGCGGTGGCCGTGGGCACCAGGGATCCGCCTTTACCTGTGTGCTGGCAGGAGGAGGTTTGAGGCATGCGGGAGCCTATGGCGAGACGGACGAGCTCGGTAGAAAAATTGTCTCTAGCCCGGTAGGTGTGCCGGACTTTTTCGCGACGATCCATGCTGCCTTGGGGATCGATTACGGCAAGTATCTGTACGACGGAGATCGACCGGTGCCAATCACCGATCTCGGGAAACCCATCACCGCCCTATTCGGTTAA